A genomic stretch from Vibrio algarum includes:
- a CDS encoding chemotaxis protein CheW, protein MSQVNEVDLKKDQANDEVLQWVTFQLEEETYGINVMQVREVLRYSEIAPVPGAPDYVLGIINLRGNVVTVIDTRSRFGLMQGEISDNTRIIVIESERQVIGILVDSVAEVVYLRSSEIDTTPSVGTDESAKFIQGVSNRDGKLLILVDLNKLLSDDEWNEMAHL, encoded by the coding sequence ATGTCTCAAGTGAATGAAGTAGATTTAAAAAAAGATCAAGCAAATGATGAAGTGCTTCAGTGGGTTACTTTCCAACTCGAAGAAGAGACTTACGGCATTAACGTAATGCAAGTTAGAGAAGTACTTCGCTATTCTGAAATTGCCCCTGTACCAGGTGCACCTGATTATGTTCTGGGCATCATTAACCTGCGTGGTAACGTAGTTACGGTTATCGATACGCGTTCTAGGTTTGGTCTTATGCAAGGCGAAATATCGGATAATACACGTATCATTGTGATTGAGTCTGAACGCCAAGTTATTGGTATTCTAGTCGACAGTGTTGCGGAAGTGGTTTATTTGCGTTCATCAGAAATTGATACCACACCAAGTGTAGGTACGGATGAAAGTGCTAAGTTTATTCAAGGTGTTAGTAACCGTGATGGTAAACTATTAATCCTAGTTGATCTTAATAAACTTCTTTCTGATGACGAATGGAACGAGATGGCACATCTGTAA